In Perca fluviatilis chromosome 11, GENO_Pfluv_1.0, whole genome shotgun sequence, the following proteins share a genomic window:
- the ano8a gene encoding anoctamin-8 isoform X2: MCRPVACLRGVPLNSVVTTSTQSRLVRVYRCHDRVPPPLSDTQGFPFTCNRDALNTQSSVQCASFFSQPLQVLCSTMQAAGSGAADSDATVSSSSSSSSSSSGAADVDDSDGAGERMERTVPSEQQDRTNNNQQQQNMSLTPSGVLDKLFGKRFLQARHYIMSRKSWLKMVPTENCDILMTFLDTIDDHTLLWLLNQIRVGIPQVSIQVRQHKHTQAQAFFITTTFENLLRGAEQMGMHKAVKPQFGGGMRRFSCEEDNIYENIESELCFFTSQERQCIIKYWLDNLRAKQGEVLHNIHFLEGQPIIPELQARGVIHQMFPLHEQRILNQLMTSWVQAVCERQPLDDVCDYFGVKIGMYFAWLGFYTNSMLYPAVIGFLLWILAEADQTSQDICCVVFALFNVVWATLFLERWKRREAELAYRWGTLDTPAESLEEPRPQFRGVKRCSPITGCEEFYYPPWKRALFRWLVSLPICLLCLCFVFLAMLLCLELQEVVMEIQELPGVTRFIPKILLAITVTICDEVYKKIAYWLNDMENYRLQSAYESNLIIKMVFFEFINSYLSLFYIGFYLKDMERLKEMLATLLIFRQFLQNIKEVLQPYLYEQNKLGVFTPKVLWELLQTIVLKYGRLALGKAQASMTAYSLLGPRGIPVSHAANGNPEQKRRGDLKAGFRLTEEEWDMNDGNLKQRKVSFTEKVDYQDVATETQAADRSHLEDSPTMVEEGMDPSSIFDSCDEDSDCESLDEESDSLCQRRKNVGEENEHKKSWIDPPEEPKTVILTQAEIESCMQTYEDTLQDYQEMFIQFGYVVLFSSAFPLAAMCALLNNIIEIRSDALKLCTGLQRPFGQRVENIGQWQTAMEAMGLIAIIVNCYLIGQCGQLQRLFPWLSPEMTIISIVLLEHFAILLKYIIHVAIPDIPGWVADEMAKLEYRRREAFKHEQQAQQHFQQQLRRRREEEELQRQAELQAEARQESEQRADSQHQHHHDKAPGGKSGDKPKRPSSLLGNNNVMKLKQIIPLQGKSRSSPAQSPTGGEAKLPGFLKFLKSPEGKKEPAGAAGAPGSIAASSVPPSGQERPPSPNRTFSPGKLFSFSKSEGTVVCVNGTQPPPQPANAQPNRADSNTSLEELPSNESDKGESRQSSDSENSKS; the protein is encoded by the exons ATGTGCAGACCTGTAGCCTGCCTGCGCGGTGTTCCCCTCAACTCTGTCGTCACGACCAGCACTCAGTCACGACTAGTGCGCGTGTATAGATGCCATGATCGCGTTCCTCCTCCTCTATCAGATACACAAGGGTTTCCCTTTACATGCAACCGCGATGCGCTAAACACACAGTCCTCCGTGCAGTgcgcttcttttttttcccagcccCTTCAAGTATTGTGCAGCACCATGCAAGCGGCGGGCAGCGGAGCAGCTGATAGCGACGCTACtgtaagcagcagcagcagcagcagcagcagcagcagcggcgccGCAGACGTCGACGACAGCGACGGGGCAGGGGAGAGGATGGAGAGGACGGTGCCAAGCGAGCAGCAGGACAGGACCAACAacaaccagcagcagcagaataTGTCCTTAACGCCATCCGGAGTCCTCG ATAAATTGTTTGGAAAGCGCTTTCTGCAGGCCAGACATTACATTATGTCTCGTAAGTCCTGGCTGAAGATGGTGCCCACCGAAAACTGTGACATCCTGATGACATTCCTAG ACACAATAGATGACCACACTCTGCTGTGGCTCCTGAATCAGATTCGTGTTGGAATCCCACAAGTCAGCATTCAGGTTCGacagcacaaacacacccaGGCACAAGCCTTCTTCATCACGACAACATTTGAGAA CTTACTGCGGGGAGCCGAGCAGATGGGCATGCACAAGGCCGTCAAACCGCAGTTTGGCGGCGGGATGCGGCGCTTCTCCTGTGAGGAAGACAACATCTATGAGAACATAGAGAGCGAACTCTGCTTTTTCACCTCACAG GAGCGTCAGTGCATCATAAAGTATTGGCTGGACAATCTGCGAGCCAAACAGGGGGAGGTGCTCCACAACATTCACTTCCTGGAGGGCCAGCCAATCA TTCCAGAGCTGCAAGCTCGGGGAGTCATCCATCAAATGTTTCCCCTCCACGAGCAGAGGATCCTCAACCAGCTGATGACATCTTGGGTCCAGGCTGTGTGTGAACGGCAGCCCCTGG ATGATGTGTGTGACTACTTTGGAGTGAAGATCGGCATGTATTTTGCCTGGCTGGGTTTCTACACTAACTCCATGCTTTACCCTGCTGTCATCGGCTTTCTCCTCTGGATACTGGCAGAGGCCGACCAG ACCAGTCAGGATATCTGCTGTGTGGTTTTTGCCCTCTTCAATGTTGTGTGGGCGACATTGTTCCTGGAGCGCTGGAAGAGGCGAGAGGCGGAGCTGGCCTACAGGTGGGGCACCCTGGACACCCCCGCCGAGTCCTTGGAGGAGCCCAGGCCACAGTTCAGG GGAGTGAAGCGCTGCAGTCCCATAACGGGCTGTGAGGAGTTCTACTACCCCCCCTGGAAGAGAGCTCTGTTCAGATGGCTGGTCAGCCTGCCCATCTGCCTCCTCTGCCTCTGTTTTGTCTTCCTCGCTATGCTCCTCTGCCTAGAACTGCAG GAAGTGGTGATGGAGATTCAGGAGCTACCTGGTGTCACCAGATTCATTCCTAAGATACTTCTGGCCATCACTGTGACCATATGTGATGAAGTGTATAAGAAGATTGCCTACTGGCTTAATGACATGG AGAACTACAGACTCCAGAGTGCCTATGAGAGTAATCTCATCATCAAGATGGTTTTT tttgaattcatCAATTCTTACCTTAGCCTTTTCTACATCGGGTTCTACCTCAAGGACATGGAGCGACTTAAGGAG ATGCTAGCTACTCTACTGATCTTCCGCCAGTTCCTACAGAACATCAAAGAGGTCCTCCAGCCTTATCTCTACGAGCAAAACAAGCTGGGCGTCTTCACCCCCAAGGTGCTGTGGGAGCTCCTCCAAACCATCGTACTAAAGTACGGGCGCCTGGCTCTGGGAAAGGCCCAAGCCTCAATGACAGCCTATTCCTTACTGGGTCCCAGAGGGATCCCTGTCAGTCACGCTGCTAACGGTAACCCAGAGCAAAAGAGAAGAGGGGATCTAAAGGCCGGATTCAGGCTGACAGAAGAAGAGTGGGACATGAATGACGGCAATCTGAAGCAACGTAAAGTCAGCTTCACCGAGAAGGTCGACTACCAGGACGTCGCGACAGAAACGCAGGCGGCGGATCGCAGCCACCTCGAGGACAGTCCCACAATGGTAGAGGAAGGGATGGACCCGTCCAGTATTTTTGACAGTTGTGATGAGGACAGTGATTGTGAATCTCTGGATGAA GAATCCGACTCTCTCTGTCAGAGAAGAAAGAACGTAGGTGAGGAGAATGAGCATAAGAAGTCATGGATTGATCCACCAGAAGAACCCAAAACGGTCATCCTGACCCAGGCTGAGATCGAGAGCTGTATGCAGACATACGAG GACACACTGCAGGACTACCAGGAAATGTTCATCCAGTTTGGCTACGTGGTGCTCTTCTCTTCTGCGTTTCCTCTGGCGGCCATGTGTGCTCTTCTCAACAACATCATCGAGATCCGCAGCGACGCCCTGAAGCTGTGTACCGGCCTGCAGAGACCCTTTGGACAGAGGGTGGAGAACATCGGACAATGGCAG ACTGCTATGGAGGCCATGGGCTTGATAGCCATCATAGTGAACTGTTACCTGATTGGTCAGTGTGGGCAGCTACAGCGTCTGTTCCCCTGGTTGAGTCCTGAGATGACCATCATCTCCATCGTCTTACTGGAG CACTTTGCAATCCTCCTAAAGTACATCATCCATGTTGCCATCCCTGATATCCCTGGCTGGGTAGCAGATGAGATGGCCAAGCTAGAGTACCGACGAAGGGAAGCTTTCAAG CATGAGCAGCAGGCCCAGCAGCACTTCCAACAGCAGCTGAGGCGCCGGCGCGAGGAGGAGGAGCTTCAGCGCCAGGCGGAGCTGCAGGCCGAGGCCCGCCAGGAGAGCGAGCAGAGGGCAGACAGCCAGCACCAGCACCACCACGACAAAGCCCCGGGGGGCAAGTCAGGGGACAAGCCCAAGAGACCCAGCTCCCTGCTGGGGAACAACAACGTGATGAAGCTGAAGCAGATCATCCCTCTCCAGGGGAAGTCCCGCTCCTCGCCAGCCCAGTCCCCAACGGGAGGTGAGGCAAAGCTGCCGGGGTTCCTGAAGTTCTTGAAGTCGCCTGAGGGGAAAAAAGAGCCAGCTGGGGCGGCCGGAGCGCCAGGCTCAATAGCGGCCTCCAGCGTTCCCCCTAGCGGCCAGGAGAGGCCACCGTCCCCCAACAGGACATTCAGTCCTGGGAAGCTGTTCAGTTTTAGCAAATCCGAGGggactgtggtgtgtgtgaacGGGACACAACCACCGCCCCAGCCAGCCAACGCTCAGCCCAACAGGGCGGACTCAAACACAAGCCTGGAGGAATTACCCTCCAATGAGTCAGATAAAGGGGAATCAAGACAATCGAGTGATTCGGAAAACTCAAAGAGTTAA
- the ano8a gene encoding anoctamin-8 isoform X1, with protein MCRPVACLRGVPLNSVVTTSTQSRLVRVYRCHDRVPPPLSDTQGFPFTCNRDALNTQSSVQCASFFSQPLQVLCSTMQAAGSGAADSDATVSSSSSSSSSSSGAADVDDSDGAGERMERTVPSEQQDRTNNNQQQQNMSLTPSGVLDKLFGKRFLQARHYIMSRKSWLKMVPTENCDILMTFLDTIDDHTLLWLLNQIRVGIPQVSIQVRQHKHTQAQAFFITTTFENLLRGAEQMGMHKAVKPQFGGGMRRFSCEEDNIYENIESELCFFTSQERQCIIKYWLDNLRAKQGEVLHNIHFLEGQPIIPELQARGVIHQMFPLHEQRILNQLMTSWVQAVCERQPLDDVCDYFGVKIGMYFAWLGFYTNSMLYPAVIGFLLWILAEADQTSQDICCVVFALFNVVWATLFLERWKRREAELAYRWGTLDTPAESLEEPRPQFRGVKRCSPITGCEEFYYPPWKRALFRWLVSLPICLLCLCFVFLAMLLCLELQEVVMEIQELPGVTRFIPKILLAITVTICDEVYKKIAYWLNDMENYRLQSAYESNLIIKMVFFEFINSYLSLFYIGFYLKDMERLKEMLATLLIFRQFLQNIKEVLQPYLYEQNKLGVFTPKVLWELLQTIVLKYGRLALGKAQASMTAYSLLGPRGIPVSHAANGNPEQKRRGDLKAGFRLTEEEWDMNDGNLKQRKVSFTEKVDYQDVATETQAADRSHLEDSPTMVEEGMDPSSIFDSCDEDSDCESLDEESDSLCQRRKNVGEENEHKKSWIDPPEEPKTVILTQAEIESCMQTYEDTLQDYQEMFIQFGYVVLFSSAFPLAAMCALLNNIIEIRSDALKLCTGLQRPFGQRVENIGQWQTAMEAMGLIAIIVNCYLIGQCGQLQRLFPWLSPEMTIISIVLLEHFAILLKYIIHVAIPDIPGWVADEMAKLEYRRREAFKKHEQQAQQHFQQQLRRRREEEELQRQAELQAEARQESEQRADSQHQHHHDKAPGGKSGDKPKRPSSLLGNNNVMKLKQIIPLQGKSRSSPAQSPTGGEAKLPGFLKFLKSPEGKKEPAGAAGAPGSIAASSVPPSGQERPPSPNRTFSPGKLFSFSKSEGTVVCVNGTQPPPQPANAQPNRADSNTSLEELPSNESDKGESRQSSDSENSKS; from the exons ATGTGCAGACCTGTAGCCTGCCTGCGCGGTGTTCCCCTCAACTCTGTCGTCACGACCAGCACTCAGTCACGACTAGTGCGCGTGTATAGATGCCATGATCGCGTTCCTCCTCCTCTATCAGATACACAAGGGTTTCCCTTTACATGCAACCGCGATGCGCTAAACACACAGTCCTCCGTGCAGTgcgcttcttttttttcccagcccCTTCAAGTATTGTGCAGCACCATGCAAGCGGCGGGCAGCGGAGCAGCTGATAGCGACGCTACtgtaagcagcagcagcagcagcagcagcagcagcagcggcgccGCAGACGTCGACGACAGCGACGGGGCAGGGGAGAGGATGGAGAGGACGGTGCCAAGCGAGCAGCAGGACAGGACCAACAacaaccagcagcagcagaataTGTCCTTAACGCCATCCGGAGTCCTCG ATAAATTGTTTGGAAAGCGCTTTCTGCAGGCCAGACATTACATTATGTCTCGTAAGTCCTGGCTGAAGATGGTGCCCACCGAAAACTGTGACATCCTGATGACATTCCTAG ACACAATAGATGACCACACTCTGCTGTGGCTCCTGAATCAGATTCGTGTTGGAATCCCACAAGTCAGCATTCAGGTTCGacagcacaaacacacccaGGCACAAGCCTTCTTCATCACGACAACATTTGAGAA CTTACTGCGGGGAGCCGAGCAGATGGGCATGCACAAGGCCGTCAAACCGCAGTTTGGCGGCGGGATGCGGCGCTTCTCCTGTGAGGAAGACAACATCTATGAGAACATAGAGAGCGAACTCTGCTTTTTCACCTCACAG GAGCGTCAGTGCATCATAAAGTATTGGCTGGACAATCTGCGAGCCAAACAGGGGGAGGTGCTCCACAACATTCACTTCCTGGAGGGCCAGCCAATCA TTCCAGAGCTGCAAGCTCGGGGAGTCATCCATCAAATGTTTCCCCTCCACGAGCAGAGGATCCTCAACCAGCTGATGACATCTTGGGTCCAGGCTGTGTGTGAACGGCAGCCCCTGG ATGATGTGTGTGACTACTTTGGAGTGAAGATCGGCATGTATTTTGCCTGGCTGGGTTTCTACACTAACTCCATGCTTTACCCTGCTGTCATCGGCTTTCTCCTCTGGATACTGGCAGAGGCCGACCAG ACCAGTCAGGATATCTGCTGTGTGGTTTTTGCCCTCTTCAATGTTGTGTGGGCGACATTGTTCCTGGAGCGCTGGAAGAGGCGAGAGGCGGAGCTGGCCTACAGGTGGGGCACCCTGGACACCCCCGCCGAGTCCTTGGAGGAGCCCAGGCCACAGTTCAGG GGAGTGAAGCGCTGCAGTCCCATAACGGGCTGTGAGGAGTTCTACTACCCCCCCTGGAAGAGAGCTCTGTTCAGATGGCTGGTCAGCCTGCCCATCTGCCTCCTCTGCCTCTGTTTTGTCTTCCTCGCTATGCTCCTCTGCCTAGAACTGCAG GAAGTGGTGATGGAGATTCAGGAGCTACCTGGTGTCACCAGATTCATTCCTAAGATACTTCTGGCCATCACTGTGACCATATGTGATGAAGTGTATAAGAAGATTGCCTACTGGCTTAATGACATGG AGAACTACAGACTCCAGAGTGCCTATGAGAGTAATCTCATCATCAAGATGGTTTTT tttgaattcatCAATTCTTACCTTAGCCTTTTCTACATCGGGTTCTACCTCAAGGACATGGAGCGACTTAAGGAG ATGCTAGCTACTCTACTGATCTTCCGCCAGTTCCTACAGAACATCAAAGAGGTCCTCCAGCCTTATCTCTACGAGCAAAACAAGCTGGGCGTCTTCACCCCCAAGGTGCTGTGGGAGCTCCTCCAAACCATCGTACTAAAGTACGGGCGCCTGGCTCTGGGAAAGGCCCAAGCCTCAATGACAGCCTATTCCTTACTGGGTCCCAGAGGGATCCCTGTCAGTCACGCTGCTAACGGTAACCCAGAGCAAAAGAGAAGAGGGGATCTAAAGGCCGGATTCAGGCTGACAGAAGAAGAGTGGGACATGAATGACGGCAATCTGAAGCAACGTAAAGTCAGCTTCACCGAGAAGGTCGACTACCAGGACGTCGCGACAGAAACGCAGGCGGCGGATCGCAGCCACCTCGAGGACAGTCCCACAATGGTAGAGGAAGGGATGGACCCGTCCAGTATTTTTGACAGTTGTGATGAGGACAGTGATTGTGAATCTCTGGATGAA GAATCCGACTCTCTCTGTCAGAGAAGAAAGAACGTAGGTGAGGAGAATGAGCATAAGAAGTCATGGATTGATCCACCAGAAGAACCCAAAACGGTCATCCTGACCCAGGCTGAGATCGAGAGCTGTATGCAGACATACGAG GACACACTGCAGGACTACCAGGAAATGTTCATCCAGTTTGGCTACGTGGTGCTCTTCTCTTCTGCGTTTCCTCTGGCGGCCATGTGTGCTCTTCTCAACAACATCATCGAGATCCGCAGCGACGCCCTGAAGCTGTGTACCGGCCTGCAGAGACCCTTTGGACAGAGGGTGGAGAACATCGGACAATGGCAG ACTGCTATGGAGGCCATGGGCTTGATAGCCATCATAGTGAACTGTTACCTGATTGGTCAGTGTGGGCAGCTACAGCGTCTGTTCCCCTGGTTGAGTCCTGAGATGACCATCATCTCCATCGTCTTACTGGAG CACTTTGCAATCCTCCTAAAGTACATCATCCATGTTGCCATCCCTGATATCCCTGGCTGGGTAGCAGATGAGATGGCCAAGCTAGAGTACCGACGAAGGGAAGCTTTCAAG AAGCATGAGCAGCAGGCCCAGCAGCACTTCCAACAGCAGCTGAGGCGCCGGCGCGAGGAGGAGGAGCTTCAGCGCCAGGCGGAGCTGCAGGCCGAGGCCCGCCAGGAGAGCGAGCAGAGGGCAGACAGCCAGCACCAGCACCACCACGACAAAGCCCCGGGGGGCAAGTCAGGGGACAAGCCCAAGAGACCCAGCTCCCTGCTGGGGAACAACAACGTGATGAAGCTGAAGCAGATCATCCCTCTCCAGGGGAAGTCCCGCTCCTCGCCAGCCCAGTCCCCAACGGGAGGTGAGGCAAAGCTGCCGGGGTTCCTGAAGTTCTTGAAGTCGCCTGAGGGGAAAAAAGAGCCAGCTGGGGCGGCCGGAGCGCCAGGCTCAATAGCGGCCTCCAGCGTTCCCCCTAGCGGCCAGGAGAGGCCACCGTCCCCCAACAGGACATTCAGTCCTGGGAAGCTGTTCAGTTTTAGCAAATCCGAGGggactgtggtgtgtgtgaacGGGACACAACCACCGCCCCAGCCAGCCAACGCTCAGCCCAACAGGGCGGACTCAAACACAAGCCTGGAGGAATTACCCTCCAATGAGTCAGATAAAGGGGAATCAAGACAATCGAGTGATTCGGAAAACTCAAAGAGTTAA
- the ano8a gene encoding anoctamin-8 isoform X3, which translates to MCRPVACLRGVPLNSVVTTSTQSRLVRVYRCHDRVPPPLSDTQGFPFTCNRDALNTQSSVQCASFFSQPLQVLCSTMQAAGSGAADSDATVSSSSSSSSSSSGAADVDDSDGAGERMERTVPSEQQDRTNNNQQQQNMSLTPSGVLDKLFGKRFLQARHYIMSRKSWLKMVPTENCDILMTFLDTIDDHTLLWLLNQIRVGIPQVSIQVRQHKHTQAQAFFITTTFENLLRGAEQMGMHKAVKPQFGGGMRRFSCEEDNIYENIESELCFFTSQERQCIIKYWLDNLRAKQGEVLHNIHFLEGQPIIPELQARGVIHQMFPLHEQRILNQLMTSWVQAVCERQPLDDVCDYFGVKIGMYFAWLGFYTNSMLYPAVIGFLLWILAEADQTSQDICCVVFALFNVVWATLFLERWKRREAELAYRWGTLDTPAESLEEPRPQFRGVKRCSPITGCEEFYYPPWKRALFRWLVSLPICLLCLCFVFLAMLLCLELQEVVMEIQELPGVTRFIPKILLAITVTICDEVYKKIAYWLNDMENYRLQSAYESNLIIKMVFFEFINSYLSLFYIGFYLKDMERLKEMLATLLIFRQFLQNIKEVLQPYLYEQNKLGVFTPKVLWELLQTIVLKYGRLALGKAQASMTAYSLLGPRGIPVSHAANGNPEQKRRGDLKAGFRLTEEEWDMNDGNLKQRKVSFTEKVDYQDVATETQAADRSHLEDSPTMESDSLCQRRKNVGEENEHKKSWIDPPEEPKTVILTQAEIESCMQTYEDTLQDYQEMFIQFGYVVLFSSAFPLAAMCALLNNIIEIRSDALKLCTGLQRPFGQRVENIGQWQTAMEAMGLIAIIVNCYLIGQCGQLQRLFPWLSPEMTIISIVLLEHFAILLKYIIHVAIPDIPGWVADEMAKLEYRRREAFKKHEQQAQQHFQQQLRRRREEEELQRQAELQAEARQESEQRADSQHQHHHDKAPGGKSGDKPKRPSSLLGNNNVMKLKQIIPLQGKSRSSPAQSPTGGEAKLPGFLKFLKSPEGKKEPAGAAGAPGSIAASSVPPSGQERPPSPNRTFSPGKLFSFSKSEGTVVCVNGTQPPPQPANAQPNRADSNTSLEELPSNESDKGESRQSSDSENSKS; encoded by the exons ATGTGCAGACCTGTAGCCTGCCTGCGCGGTGTTCCCCTCAACTCTGTCGTCACGACCAGCACTCAGTCACGACTAGTGCGCGTGTATAGATGCCATGATCGCGTTCCTCCTCCTCTATCAGATACACAAGGGTTTCCCTTTACATGCAACCGCGATGCGCTAAACACACAGTCCTCCGTGCAGTgcgcttcttttttttcccagcccCTTCAAGTATTGTGCAGCACCATGCAAGCGGCGGGCAGCGGAGCAGCTGATAGCGACGCTACtgtaagcagcagcagcagcagcagcagcagcagcagcggcgccGCAGACGTCGACGACAGCGACGGGGCAGGGGAGAGGATGGAGAGGACGGTGCCAAGCGAGCAGCAGGACAGGACCAACAacaaccagcagcagcagaataTGTCCTTAACGCCATCCGGAGTCCTCG ATAAATTGTTTGGAAAGCGCTTTCTGCAGGCCAGACATTACATTATGTCTCGTAAGTCCTGGCTGAAGATGGTGCCCACCGAAAACTGTGACATCCTGATGACATTCCTAG ACACAATAGATGACCACACTCTGCTGTGGCTCCTGAATCAGATTCGTGTTGGAATCCCACAAGTCAGCATTCAGGTTCGacagcacaaacacacccaGGCACAAGCCTTCTTCATCACGACAACATTTGAGAA CTTACTGCGGGGAGCCGAGCAGATGGGCATGCACAAGGCCGTCAAACCGCAGTTTGGCGGCGGGATGCGGCGCTTCTCCTGTGAGGAAGACAACATCTATGAGAACATAGAGAGCGAACTCTGCTTTTTCACCTCACAG GAGCGTCAGTGCATCATAAAGTATTGGCTGGACAATCTGCGAGCCAAACAGGGGGAGGTGCTCCACAACATTCACTTCCTGGAGGGCCAGCCAATCA TTCCAGAGCTGCAAGCTCGGGGAGTCATCCATCAAATGTTTCCCCTCCACGAGCAGAGGATCCTCAACCAGCTGATGACATCTTGGGTCCAGGCTGTGTGTGAACGGCAGCCCCTGG ATGATGTGTGTGACTACTTTGGAGTGAAGATCGGCATGTATTTTGCCTGGCTGGGTTTCTACACTAACTCCATGCTTTACCCTGCTGTCATCGGCTTTCTCCTCTGGATACTGGCAGAGGCCGACCAG ACCAGTCAGGATATCTGCTGTGTGGTTTTTGCCCTCTTCAATGTTGTGTGGGCGACATTGTTCCTGGAGCGCTGGAAGAGGCGAGAGGCGGAGCTGGCCTACAGGTGGGGCACCCTGGACACCCCCGCCGAGTCCTTGGAGGAGCCCAGGCCACAGTTCAGG GGAGTGAAGCGCTGCAGTCCCATAACGGGCTGTGAGGAGTTCTACTACCCCCCCTGGAAGAGAGCTCTGTTCAGATGGCTGGTCAGCCTGCCCATCTGCCTCCTCTGCCTCTGTTTTGTCTTCCTCGCTATGCTCCTCTGCCTAGAACTGCAG GAAGTGGTGATGGAGATTCAGGAGCTACCTGGTGTCACCAGATTCATTCCTAAGATACTTCTGGCCATCACTGTGACCATATGTGATGAAGTGTATAAGAAGATTGCCTACTGGCTTAATGACATGG AGAACTACAGACTCCAGAGTGCCTATGAGAGTAATCTCATCATCAAGATGGTTTTT tttgaattcatCAATTCTTACCTTAGCCTTTTCTACATCGGGTTCTACCTCAAGGACATGGAGCGACTTAAGGAG ATGCTAGCTACTCTACTGATCTTCCGCCAGTTCCTACAGAACATCAAAGAGGTCCTCCAGCCTTATCTCTACGAGCAAAACAAGCTGGGCGTCTTCACCCCCAAGGTGCTGTGGGAGCTCCTCCAAACCATCGTACTAAAGTACGGGCGCCTGGCTCTGGGAAAGGCCCAAGCCTCAATGACAGCCTATTCCTTACTGGGTCCCAGAGGGATCCCTGTCAGTCACGCTGCTAACGGTAACCCAGAGCAAAAGAGAAGAGGGGATCTAAAGGCCGGATTCAGGCTGACAGAAGAAGAGTGGGACATGAATGACGGCAATCTGAAGCAACGTAAAGTCAGCTTCACCGAGAAGGTCGACTACCAGGACGTCGCGACAGAAACGCAGGCGGCGGATCGCAGCCACCTCGAGGACAGTCCCACAATG GAATCCGACTCTCTCTGTCAGAGAAGAAAGAACGTAGGTGAGGAGAATGAGCATAAGAAGTCATGGATTGATCCACCAGAAGAACCCAAAACGGTCATCCTGACCCAGGCTGAGATCGAGAGCTGTATGCAGACATACGAG GACACACTGCAGGACTACCAGGAAATGTTCATCCAGTTTGGCTACGTGGTGCTCTTCTCTTCTGCGTTTCCTCTGGCGGCCATGTGTGCTCTTCTCAACAACATCATCGAGATCCGCAGCGACGCCCTGAAGCTGTGTACCGGCCTGCAGAGACCCTTTGGACAGAGGGTGGAGAACATCGGACAATGGCAG ACTGCTATGGAGGCCATGGGCTTGATAGCCATCATAGTGAACTGTTACCTGATTGGTCAGTGTGGGCAGCTACAGCGTCTGTTCCCCTGGTTGAGTCCTGAGATGACCATCATCTCCATCGTCTTACTGGAG CACTTTGCAATCCTCCTAAAGTACATCATCCATGTTGCCATCCCTGATATCCCTGGCTGGGTAGCAGATGAGATGGCCAAGCTAGAGTACCGACGAAGGGAAGCTTTCAAG AAGCATGAGCAGCAGGCCCAGCAGCACTTCCAACAGCAGCTGAGGCGCCGGCGCGAGGAGGAGGAGCTTCAGCGCCAGGCGGAGCTGCAGGCCGAGGCCCGCCAGGAGAGCGAGCAGAGGGCAGACAGCCAGCACCAGCACCACCACGACAAAGCCCCGGGGGGCAAGTCAGGGGACAAGCCCAAGAGACCCAGCTCCCTGCTGGGGAACAACAACGTGATGAAGCTGAAGCAGATCATCCCTCTCCAGGGGAAGTCCCGCTCCTCGCCAGCCCAGTCCCCAACGGGAGGTGAGGCAAAGCTGCCGGGGTTCCTGAAGTTCTTGAAGTCGCCTGAGGGGAAAAAAGAGCCAGCTGGGGCGGCCGGAGCGCCAGGCTCAATAGCGGCCTCCAGCGTTCCCCCTAGCGGCCAGGAGAGGCCACCGTCCCCCAACAGGACATTCAGTCCTGGGAAGCTGTTCAGTTTTAGCAAATCCGAGGggactgtggtgtgtgtgaacGGGACACAACCACCGCCCCAGCCAGCCAACGCTCAGCCCAACAGGGCGGACTCAAACACAAGCCTGGAGGAATTACCCTCCAATGAGTCAGATAAAGGGGAATCAAGACAATCGAGTGATTCGGAAAACTCAAAGAGTTAA